Proteins found in one Plasmodium chabaudi chabaudi strain AS genome assembly, chromosome: 5 genomic segment:
- a CDS encoding ZIP domain-containing protein, putative has protein sequence MWLKLILAIIILIECVVVIYLPSHIESRMINKKNHKVFNMENFENVASGAILALAFIHMLPEVITLLNKNNISIYYCFGLILISVAFLNITDILYDHHETCSDIENAEDTNTNKFSIKNASNQNDTNDQIDIEMRSLSVKENTNFPNNFIFETFKSNAFFIVLSLFIHSFVEGLLIGSLKDKNPIIIVGLSMIAHKWVECLIIYKNAVKKTEDPILSFIYAWSFILSLPLGIVVAVLSFSSNEFVEIIFSSIACGFFLYLSFNMTKDITVTKANKFYISFSYFFGVCGMSTLMIIFNYLEDSNIV, from the exons atgtGGTTAAAACTGATTCTGGCTATAATTATCCTTATTGAATGTGTTGTAGTCATTTACTTGCCCTCCCATATAGAGAGTAGgatgataaataaaaagaaccATAAGGTTTTTaatatggaaaattttgaaaatgttgCAAGTG GCGCAATTTTAGCTTTAGCTTTTATACACATGCTTCCAGAAGTTATAACtttattaaacaaaaacaatatttccatttattaCTGTTTTGGTTTAATACTTATATCAGTAgcatttttgaatataacagatatattatatgatcATCATGAAACTTGTTCTGATATTGAAAATGCAGAAGATACAAacacaaataaattttctattaaaaatgcatCTAATCAAAATGATACCAATGACCAAATAGACATAGAAATGAGATCATTAAGCGTTAAAGAAAATACGAACTTtccaaataattttatttttgagacatttaaatcaaatgctttttttatagttttaAGTCTTTTTATTCATTCATTTGTAGAAG gtTTACTTATTGGAAgtttaaaagataaaaatccTATTATAATAGTTGGCCTCTCGATGATAGCACATAAGTGGGTAGAGTGTTTAATAATCTATAAAAATGCCGTCAAGAAGACAGAA GATCCAATTTTATCCTTTATATACGCATGGTCCTTTATATTGTCTTTACCATTAGGAATTGTCGTTGCAGTGCTGTCATTTTCATCAA ATGAATTTGTGGAAATCATTTTTAGTTCAATTGCTTGtggattttttttgtaccTCTCCTTCAAC atgACTAAAGACATCACAGTGACGAAAGCTAACAAATtctatatatcatttagttatttttttggagTGTGTGGAATGTCAACATTAATGatcatatttaattatttagaaGATTCCAATATAGTTTAA